A region from the Sorex araneus isolate mSorAra2 chromosome 6, mSorAra2.pri, whole genome shotgun sequence genome encodes:
- the LOC101537061 gene encoding olfactory receptor 51G1-like, whose translation MVSWDSLVGSTNSSIESSTLFFLTGIPGYENVHHLISIPFCVLYLIGIVGNCTILHVIHTDKSLHEPMYYFLSMLSITDMGMSISTLPTVLRVFWLDAREIEMNICIFQMYFIHTFSLMESAVLLAMAFDRYVAICDPLRYSSKLTPQRIIYIGVLIIIRCSIAPPVILVRIPTFSFCRSHNLSHSFCLHQDIIRLACSDISFNILFGLFVVVFYFGIDSLGIFVSYAFILRSVLGIASKGGKLKALNTCASHICAVLILYVPMIGLSLVHRYAKHSSPIIHITMANIYLLVPPVLNPIIYSVKTKQIHQGFLKILSVKTLGLTHT comes from the coding sequence ATGGTTTCTTGGGACAGCCTTGTTGGAAGCACTAATTCTTCTATTGAATCATCTACTTTATTCTTCCTCACTGGGATTCCTGGCTATGAGAATGTTCATCACCTTATTTCCATCCCCTTTTGTGTTCTATACTTGATTGGAATTGTGGGCAACTGTACAATTCTGCATGTCATCCACACTGATAAGAGTCTCCATGAGCCCATGTACTACTTCCTGTCCATGCTGTCCATCACTGACATGGGCATGTCTATttctaccctacccactgtgctgagaGTCTTTTGGCTTGATGCTAGGGAGATTGAGATGAATATCTGTATATTCCAGATGTATTTTATTCACACCTTTTCTCTGATGGAGTCAGCTGTGCTCCTAGCCATGGCATTTGATCGGTATGTTGCCATATGTGATCCCTTGAGATATTCCAGCAAACTCACTCCACAGCGCATAATCTACATAGGGGTTCTCATTATAATCAGATGCTCTATTGCCCCTCCTGTGATTCTTGTTCGTATTCCTACATTTTCCTTTTGTCGTTCCCATAATCTCTCCCACTCTTTCTGTTTGCATCAAGATATCATTCGGTTAGCCTGCTCTGATATTTCCTTCAACATTTTATTTGGCTTGTTTGTTGTTGTATTCTATTTCGGTATAGATTCTCTAGGAATCTTTGTATCTTATGCTTTTATCCTTCGCTCAGTGCTAGGCATTGCATCTAAGGGAGGGAAGCTCAAAGCTCTTAATACATGTGCCTCCCACATTTGTGCTGTGCTCATTCTATATGTGCCAATGATAGGGCTTTCATTAGTACATCGCTATGCAAAGCATTCCTCCCCCATCATTCACATAACAATGGCCAATATTTACCTATTAGTTCCACCAGTACTAAATCCAATTATTTATAGTGTTAAGACAAAGCAGATCCACCAAGGATTCTTAAAGATATTATCAGTTAAAACTTTGGGGCTCACTCATACTTAG
- the LOC101537328 gene encoding olfactory receptor 51G1-like yields MKIIYNSSIESSTLFFLTGIPGYENVHHLISIPFCVLYLIGIVGNCTILHVIHTDKSLHEPMYYFLSMLSLTDMGMSISTLPTVLRVFWFDAREIEMNICIVQMYFIHTFSLMESSVLLAMAFDRYVAICDPLRYSSKLTPQRIIYIGVLIIIRCSIALPVILVRIPTFSFCRSHNLSHSFCLHQDIIRLACSDISFNILYGLFVITCYWGVDSLGIFISYAFILRSVLGIASKGGKLKALNTCASHICAVLILYVPMIGLSLVHRYAKHSSPIIHITMANIYLLVPPVLNPIIYSVKTKQIRQGFLKILSVKNLGITHT; encoded by the exons ATGAAAATAATCTA TAATTCTTCTATTGAATCATCTACTTTATTCTTCCTCACTGGGATTCCTGGCTATGAGAATGTTCATCACCTTATTTCCATCCCCTTTTGTGTTCTATACTTGATTGGAATTGTGGGCAACTGTACAATTCTGCATGTCATCCACACTGATAAGAGTCTCCATGAGCCCATGTACTACTTCCTGTCCATGCTGTCTCTCACTGACATGGGCATGTCTATTTctaccctacccacagtgctgaGAGTCTTTTGGTTTGATGCGAGGGAGATTGAGATGAATATCTGTATAGTCCAGATGTATTTTATTCACACCTTTTCTCTGATGGAGTCGTCTGTGCTCCTAGCCATGGCATTTGATCGGTATGTTGCCATATGTGATCCCTTGAGATATTCCAGCAAACTCACTCCACAGCGCATAATCTACATAGGGGTTCTCATTATAATCAGATGCTCCATTGCCCTTCCTGTGATTCTTGTTCGTattcctacattttctttttgtcgTTCCCATAATCTCTCCCACTCTTTCTGTTTGCATCAAGATATCATTCGGTTAGCCTGCTCTGATATTTCCTTCAACATTTTATATGGCTTGTTTGTTATTACATGCTATTGGGGTGTAGATTCTCTAGGAATCTTTATATCTTATGCTTTTATCCTTCGCTCAGTGCTAGGCATTGCATCTAAGGGAGGGAAGCTCAAAGCTCTTAATACATGTGCCTCCCACATTTGTGCTGTGCTCATTCTATATGTGCCAATGATAGGGCTTTCATTAGTACATCGCTATGCAAAGCATTCCTCCCCCATCATTCACATAACAATGGCCAATATTTACCTGTTAGTTCCACCAGTACTAAATCCAATTATTTATAGTGTTAAGACAAAGCAGATCCGCCAAGGATTCTTAAAGATATTATCAGTTAAAAATTTGGGGATCACTCACACTTAG